In a single window of the Candidatus Hydrogenedentota bacterium genome:
- the ispG gene encoding flavodoxin-dependent (E)-4-hydroxy-3-methylbut-2-enyl-diphosphate synthase: protein MTLQARKNTIGVNVGGVQVGGGAPVVVQSMTNTDTEDAPSTARQIVELAEAGSELVRITVNTPKAAASVPEIMERVRDAGVSVPVIGDFHYNGHRLLTAHPACAEALAKYRINPGNVGKGDKRDEQFATICKIARDNDKPVRIGVNMGSLNQELVIEQMQINTDENLGKSSEDIINDCMILSAIQSTDLALEAGLRENQIIISCKTSVPVYLIELYRKLSAQTRQPLHLGLTEAGMGMKGQIWSAASMGLLLGEGIGDTIRVSLTPQPGGDRREEVYAAQEILQSLNIRQFAPSITACPGCGRTTSTTFQELAAETQDYVRLRMPAWRNEFEGVETLKVAVMGCIVNGPGESKAANIGISLPGNGEDPVCPVFVDGEKYASYSGTKDELANQFRLLLEEYVGRTYSRK, encoded by the coding sequence ATGACATTGCAGGCAAGAAAAAACACCATCGGCGTCAATGTGGGTGGTGTACAGGTCGGCGGAGGAGCCCCCGTCGTCGTCCAGTCCATGACCAACACCGACACGGAGGACGCCCCCTCCACTGCCCGGCAAATCGTGGAATTGGCCGAGGCCGGGTCCGAGCTGGTCCGCATTACGGTCAACACGCCCAAAGCCGCCGCAAGCGTTCCTGAAATCATGGAGCGCGTTCGGGATGCCGGGGTGAGTGTTCCCGTGATTGGCGACTTCCACTACAACGGTCACCGGCTCCTTACAGCCCACCCGGCCTGCGCGGAAGCTCTGGCGAAATACCGGATTAATCCCGGCAACGTTGGCAAAGGTGACAAACGGGACGAGCAGTTCGCAACCATCTGCAAAATCGCCAGAGACAACGACAAACCGGTACGAATCGGCGTAAACATGGGCTCGTTGAACCAGGAACTGGTGATCGAGCAGATGCAGATCAATACCGATGAAAACCTCGGCAAGTCATCGGAAGACATTATTAACGACTGCATGATTCTCTCCGCGATACAGTCCACCGACCTCGCGCTGGAGGCCGGATTGCGCGAGAACCAGATCATCATCTCCTGTAAGACCAGCGTCCCGGTATACCTCATCGAGCTTTACCGTAAGCTCAGTGCCCAGACCCGACAGCCCCTCCACCTCGGCCTCACCGAAGCCGGCATGGGCATGAAGGGCCAGATCTGGTCCGCCGCCTCCATGGGCCTCCTGCTTGGAGAAGGCATCGGAGATACCATCCGTGTCTCCCTCACCCCCCAGCCGGGTGGCGATCGACGCGAAGAAGTCTACGCGGCGCAAGAGATATTGCAGTCCCTCAACATCCGCCAGTTCGCCCCCAGTATCACCGCATGCCCGGGCTGCGGGCGGACCACCAGCACGACGTTTCAGGAGCTGGCCGCCGAGACACAGGATTATGTCCGCCTTCGCATGCCCGCCTGGCGCAACGAGTTTGAGGGCGTCGAAACCCTCAAGGTGGCGGTCATGGGTTGCATCGTGAACGGCCCCGGCGAATCGAAGGCCGCCAATATTGGAATCAGCCTGCCCGGCAACGGAGAAGACCCCGTCTGCCCGGTCTTTGTAGACGGTGAGAAGTATGCCAGCTACTCGGGGACGAAAGACGAACTGGCAAACCAGTTCCGGCTGCTGCTGGAAGAATATGTGGGGCGGACCTACAGCAGGAAGTGA
- a CDS encoding RnfABCDGE type electron transport complex subunit A: MSDDSLTFILLNSCIINNFVLSAFLGICPFLGVSGKFETASRMGLAVVFVMVVTSVCAYAINALLVSVGMEYLRLICYIAVIASAVQLVEMALRKHSPGLFRALGIYLPLITTNCAILGLALFQTFKGYNLLQCIAYALGSGAGFTLALVIMAGLREQLALNNLPGIARGSGLALMVAGILSLAFMGFAGLGN, encoded by the coding sequence ATGTCGGATGATTCACTGACCTTCATTCTGTTGAATTCCTGCATCATCAACAACTTCGTGCTGAGCGCCTTTCTCGGTATCTGTCCCTTTCTTGGCGTATCGGGAAAATTCGAGACTGCAAGCCGCATGGGGCTCGCGGTCGTGTTTGTCATGGTGGTTACCTCGGTCTGCGCCTACGCCATTAACGCGCTGCTGGTCAGCGTCGGGATGGAATATCTCCGCCTGATCTGCTACATCGCCGTCATTGCTTCGGCGGTGCAGCTCGTTGAAATGGCGTTGCGGAAACACAGCCCGGGACTCTTTCGCGCGCTGGGTATCTACCTGCCGCTTATCACCACCAATTGCGCGATTCTCGGACTTGCCCTTTTCCAGACGTTCAAGGGTTACAACCTCCTCCAGTGCATCGCCTACGCCCTGGGTTCCGGTGCGGGATTCACCCTCGCGCTCGTGATCATGGCGGGGTTGCGCGAGCAACTGGCGCTGAACAATCTCCCCGGTATCGCCCGGGGCTCCGGGCTGGCGCTCATGGTTGCGGGCATTCTATCCCTCGCCTTCATGGGCTTTGCCGGATTGGGGAATTGA
- a CDS encoding oxidoreductase codes for MKLSYYDTNHPHTAVVKDTRRITPEESPVEVRHITLLVPGGSLSFVEGQSIGVLISHENEFGNPHHLRLYSIASTRLGEDGKGTEIAICVRRCSYIDEVNGEEYPGVASNYLCDRKPGDAITITGPYGNHFTMPSSPDANMIMVGVGTGIAPFRAFVKRIFHDKGYWRGQVRLFYGANHGLELLYMNDVVNDFNLYYDDDSFKAFEAVSPRPHLQAPVTWEAHMNDYGEEVWNLMQDPNTYVYIAGLEPALESFNKTMIKIADSEAAWSAIRQGLESSGRWAELIY; via the coding sequence ATGAAGCTTTCCTACTATGACACCAACCATCCCCATACGGCCGTCGTCAAGGATACCCGCCGCATAACACCGGAAGAATCGCCGGTGGAAGTGCGCCACATCACCCTGCTCGTACCGGGTGGGAGCCTTTCCTTTGTCGAAGGACAGAGCATCGGCGTGCTGATCTCTCATGAGAACGAGTTTGGCAACCCGCACCATTTGCGGCTCTACTCCATCGCGAGCACCCGGCTGGGTGAAGACGGCAAGGGCACCGAAATCGCCATTTGCGTGCGGCGCTGCTCCTATATCGACGAGGTAAACGGCGAAGAGTATCCGGGGGTGGCCTCCAACTACCTCTGCGATCGTAAACCCGGCGACGCCATCACGATTACGGGTCCTTATGGTAACCACTTCACCATGCCGAGCTCGCCCGACGCCAACATGATCATGGTCGGCGTTGGAACCGGTATCGCGCCCTTCCGTGCCTTTGTGAAGCGCATCTTCCACGATAAGGGCTACTGGCGCGGCCAGGTGAGGCTTTTCTACGGCGCGAATCATGGTCTGGAATTGCTCTACATGAACGACGTCGTCAACGACTTCAATCTGTACTACGACGACGACAGCTTCAAGGCATTCGAGGCCGTGAGTCCCCGCCCGCATCTCCAGGCGCCCGTTACCTGGGAAGCCCACATGAACGACTACGGCGAAGAGGTATGGAACCTCATGCAGGATCCCAATACCTACGTCTACATCGCCGGGCTCGAACCCGCGCTGGAGAGCTTCAACAAGACCATGATAAAGATCGCGGATTCCGAAGCGGCCTGGTCGGCCATCCGGCAGGGCCTCGAATCAAGCGGTCGCTGGGCGGAGCTGATATACTGA
- a CDS encoding PQQ-binding-like beta-propeller repeat protein, translating into MSLLTGLLLVIGASAHGGEWPQFRGPDRNGISPDTGLLTAWPPEGLKPRWVAEGLGEGYSSAVIAGERIYLTGMLGSDKQGHLHAFDLDGKKLWSTPYGPEWEKTYPGTRYTPTINEGRAYLISSHGVVCSFDAETGALLWQRDVAKDFGGTAPAMGFAESLLLDGDRLIVTPGGPDASVVALNKSNGETIWASKGLSDQSAYCSPILIERGGTRLIVTLVTTTLAGLDPETGAVVWRTPFDETEELQNHAVAPVYADGFLYATSGHRKGGVMYELSADGKSITQRWADETLNNHHGGVIFQGGHLYGSTMNGRWVCLSASDGVVKWEERGVGKGSITVADGLAYCYSEKGTLGLARMSPDRFQAISEFEVELGEGVHWAHPSIADGRLYIRHGDVLIAYDVKDAK; encoded by the coding sequence ATGAGTTTACTGACAGGCCTGTTATTGGTTATCGGCGCGAGCGCCCATGGGGGAGAGTGGCCCCAGTTTCGCGGACCAGATCGCAATGGAATTTCGCCCGATACAGGCCTTCTGACAGCGTGGCCCCCTGAGGGACTGAAGCCGCGCTGGGTTGCCGAGGGATTGGGCGAGGGCTACTCGTCGGCGGTGATCGCGGGAGAGAGGATTTACCTCACCGGCATGCTCGGCAGTGACAAGCAGGGCCATCTTCACGCTTTCGATCTGGACGGGAAGAAACTCTGGTCCACGCCCTATGGTCCGGAATGGGAGAAGACCTATCCCGGTACCCGCTACACGCCCACCATCAATGAGGGCCGGGCCTATCTCATCAGCAGTCATGGCGTGGTGTGCTCCTTTGACGCGGAAACGGGCGCCTTGCTCTGGCAGCGTGATGTGGCAAAGGATTTCGGAGGCACGGCGCCGGCCATGGGCTTCGCCGAGTCGCTCCTGCTCGACGGTGATCGCTTGATCGTGACGCCGGGCGGCCCGGATGCGAGTGTGGTCGCGCTGAACAAATCGAACGGCGAGACGATTTGGGCCAGCAAGGGACTCAGTGATCAATCGGCCTACTGTTCGCCCATTCTCATCGAACGCGGGGGGACCCGCCTGATTGTTACGCTGGTGACGACAACCCTCGCCGGGCTGGATCCGGAGACGGGCGCGGTGGTGTGGCGGACGCCCTTTGACGAGACGGAGGAGCTGCAGAACCATGCGGTGGCGCCCGTCTATGCGGATGGTTTTCTCTATGCCACCAGTGGCCACCGTAAAGGCGGTGTCATGTATGAGCTTTCCGCGGATGGCAAATCAATTACGCAGCGCTGGGCCGACGAGACCCTCAACAATCATCATGGTGGAGTGATATTTCAGGGTGGCCATCTGTACGGCTCGACCATGAACGGCCGGTGGGTGTGTCTGTCTGCTTCGGACGGCGTGGTGAAGTGGGAAGAGCGCGGCGTGGGCAAAGGCTCTATCACGGTGGCCGACGGTCTCGCCTATTGCTACAGCGAGAAGGGAACCCTCGGACTTGCCCGCATGTCGCCGGATCGCTTCCAGGCGATAAGCGAGTTTGAGGTGGAGCTGGGGGAAGGTGTCCACTGGGCCCACCCTTCCATCGCGGATGGTCGGCTCTATATCCGCCACGGCGACGTGTTGATTGCCTACGACGTGAAGGACGCAAAGTAG
- a CDS encoding PmoA family protein, with protein MEHIGRSILFAALLSLPMLPGVFAVELKLQARAGQDQIEVITGAELITAYKYAPAQKYPYLFPVNGPVSGQSVTTESADPYPHHHSLFFACDRVNGGNYWQEGNERGQILSQGPVIEVAEGARVVIVDECLWKLPEEDAVMKDRRRISVSAPSESLRLIDFEIALEPLVDITIEKTNHSLFAARMTPELSVQSGGVLVNAQGDVAEAGTFGVASPWCDYSGSRNDIREGLAILQHPSNRWYPAKWFTRDYGFFSPTPMYWPEGDAIMLPKGEVVTLRYRVIVHSGELSKADLASMHQRYAAE; from the coding sequence ATGGAGCACATCGGTCGCTCGATCCTGTTTGCGGCGCTTCTTAGCTTACCGATGCTTCCCGGCGTCTTTGCAGTTGAATTAAAGCTTCAGGCCCGTGCTGGTCAAGATCAAATTGAGGTCATTACCGGCGCTGAACTGATCACCGCGTACAAATACGCGCCCGCACAGAAGTATCCCTATCTTTTTCCCGTAAACGGGCCCGTATCCGGGCAATCCGTCACTACGGAAAGCGCCGATCCCTATCCGCACCATCACTCCCTCTTCTTCGCCTGTGATCGCGTTAACGGCGGCAACTACTGGCAGGAAGGCAACGAGCGCGGACAGATTCTTTCACAGGGACCGGTGATCGAAGTGGCTGAAGGCGCGCGCGTCGTTATTGTGGATGAATGCCTTTGGAAATTGCCGGAGGAAGACGCGGTCATGAAAGACCGGCGGCGCATTTCCGTGTCCGCCCCCTCCGAATCGCTCCGGCTGATTGATTTCGAAATTGCTCTGGAACCGCTGGTGGATATCACCATCGAAAAAACCAACCACTCCCTTTTCGCAGCGCGGATGACACCCGAACTGAGCGTTCAGTCCGGCGGGGTACTGGTTAACGCGCAGGGCGATGTTGCGGAGGCTGGCACGTTCGGCGTGGCGTCACCCTGGTGTGATTACTCTGGCTCCCGAAACGACATCCGGGAAGGGCTTGCCATTCTCCAGCACCCCTCCAACCGATGGTATCCCGCCAAGTGGTTCACCCGGGATTATGGCTTCTTTTCACCCACGCCCATGTACTGGCCCGAGGGCGATGCAATCATGCTGCCGAAGGGCGAAGTGGTAACCTTGCGCTATCGCGTCATCGTGCATTCAGGCGAGCTGTCGAAAGCAGACCTTGCCTCCATGCACCAGCGCTATGCCGCCGAGTAG
- a CDS encoding Gfo/Idh/MocA family oxidoreductase: protein MKSPVSIPRRTFLKQSGAALALSAAPTLLTSCATTPTRRLPASGPIRVGYIGCGRRANSLYGLPEEGKLVALCDLYRPRLEEVGKRFPGAALYDDYRELLDSPEIDAVVIATPDHWHARPVIDACRAGKDVYCEKPLTLTIDEGRQMVRAVRKHGCIAQTGSQQRTMVACREGMRRLHDGEIGEITEVHTANLPSPWECELGGEDAPAGLDWDRWCGQAEVRPFHPLLFAPRGDGKTYEDGRPYGWISYRPYSGGEMTGWGAHSLDMIQWGLGMGDSGPVEIWPEPFGPGQLSFQGTPLKGEHPWPEAAKLACPVVFRYANGVTVHMDGKGPAGGGFFVGTKGAMSISRGVYEIKRDGDAEKTRVDEPKGRDDTLEHLRNWLECVRTREWPSAEMETGHRSTTVCHLGNIARWTGRKLAWDPEKEEFVNDPEANAYLKRAQRRGYET, encoded by the coding sequence ATGAAAAGTCCCGTATCCATCCCACGCCGCACATTCCTCAAGCAATCCGGCGCGGCATTGGCGCTCTCCGCCGCGCCCACGCTTCTCACTTCCTGCGCGACCACTCCCACGCGTCGCCTGCCCGCGAGCGGTCCCATTCGCGTGGGCTACATCGGCTGCGGACGGCGCGCGAACAGTCTATACGGACTTCCGGAAGAGGGAAAGCTTGTGGCGCTCTGCGACCTCTACCGTCCGCGTCTCGAAGAAGTGGGGAAGCGCTTTCCGGGTGCGGCACTCTACGATGACTATCGTGAACTTCTGGATTCACCCGAAATCGACGCCGTGGTTATCGCGACGCCGGATCACTGGCACGCAAGACCGGTGATTGACGCGTGCCGCGCGGGCAAGGACGTCTACTGCGAAAAACCGCTGACCCTCACCATCGATGAAGGCAGGCAAATGGTGCGCGCCGTGCGTAAGCATGGGTGCATTGCCCAGACCGGCAGCCAGCAACGTACCATGGTCGCCTGCCGGGAGGGTATGCGGCGGCTTCACGATGGCGAGATCGGCGAGATCACGGAAGTGCATACGGCGAATCTGCCGAGTCCCTGGGAATGTGAACTGGGCGGGGAAGACGCGCCCGCGGGATTGGACTGGGACCGCTGGTGCGGACAGGCGGAAGTACGCCCATTTCATCCGCTGCTGTTTGCGCCGCGCGGCGATGGCAAGACCTACGAAGATGGACGTCCCTACGGCTGGATTTCCTATCGCCCCTATTCGGGTGGTGAGATGACCGGCTGGGGCGCTCACAGCCTGGACATGATCCAATGGGGACTGGGCATGGGGGACAGCGGCCCGGTGGAAATTTGGCCAGAGCCTTTCGGTCCGGGACAACTATCTTTTCAAGGTACTCCCCTCAAGGGCGAACACCCATGGCCCGAAGCCGCGAAACTGGCCTGTCCCGTGGTCTTCCGCTACGCAAACGGCGTCACCGTGCACATGGACGGTAAGGGGCCGGCCGGGGGCGGGTTTTTCGTGGGAACAAAGGGCGCCATGAGCATCTCCCGGGGCGTATACGAAATCAAGCGCGATGGCGACGCGGAAAAAACGCGCGTGGACGAGCCCAAAGGTCGCGATGACACGCTGGAACACCTGAGGAACTGGCTGGAGTGCGTTCGCACCCGCGAATGGCCCTCGGCCGAAATGGAAACGGGCCACCGTTCAACCACTGTTTGCCACCTGGGTAACATCGCGCGCTGGACCGGTCGGAAACTTGCCTGGGACCCGGAGAAGGAAGAGTTTGTTAACGATCCCGAGGCCAATGCCTATCTCAAGCGCGCCCAGCGCAGGGGCTACGAAACGTAG
- a CDS encoding PmoA family protein: MNSIVPANQTFARPRTIRIRLIISALALTCCVVFRTDAAGFTLEESDRQLTILEAGKPVLTYNFGRVDPPAGVDVERYWRSSYIHPLYGLDGEIMTDDFPEDHYHHRGVFWTWPETMVGERKIDVWTIVGAHQLFQRWLKKEASPDRVEVGVENGWFFDGDPKPRVLETIFFTAHPAQDTFRALDFHLKFTNVCEENVTFEGAKDKGYGGFSFRPNADNKPFSFLTAKGIVPEDALSFETPWASISWKQKDGAGTSGIAMMQHPSNPGFPHPGWIFRHYGFLGVCWPHEQTHVLKPGESFELKYRLLVQHNLDGENALSDLFKQYLDESTKH, from the coding sequence ATGAACAGCATCGTACCAGCCAATCAGACTTTCGCTCGCCCCAGGACGATCAGGATTCGGCTGATTATTTCCGCACTGGCGCTCACCTGTTGCGTGGTCTTTCGTACGGACGCTGCGGGCTTCACGCTGGAGGAGTCCGATCGCCAGCTTACCATTCTGGAAGCTGGCAAGCCGGTTTTGACGTACAACTTCGGTCGCGTCGATCCACCCGCAGGCGTGGACGTGGAACGCTACTGGCGCTCCAGCTACATTCATCCCCTTTACGGTCTCGATGGCGAGATCATGACGGACGATTTTCCCGAAGATCACTATCACCATCGGGGCGTTTTCTGGACCTGGCCTGAGACCATGGTGGGCGAACGCAAGATAGACGTTTGGACCATCGTCGGCGCCCACCAATTGTTTCAGCGCTGGCTGAAGAAAGAAGCCTCACCGGATCGCGTCGAAGTCGGCGTGGAAAACGGCTGGTTCTTCGATGGCGATCCGAAGCCGAGGGTACTGGAGACCATATTCTTCACCGCCCACCCCGCACAGGATACGTTTCGCGCCCTGGACTTCCACCTCAAGTTCACGAATGTGTGCGAAGAGAACGTTACGTTCGAGGGAGCCAAGGACAAAGGCTACGGCGGCTTTTCTTTCCGTCCCAATGCGGACAACAAGCCTTTCTCCTTTCTGACCGCCAAGGGGATCGTGCCGGAGGACGCGCTGAGCTTTGAAACGCCCTGGGCCAGCATAAGCTGGAAGCAAAAAGACGGTGCGGGTACTTCCGGAATCGCCATGATGCAGCACCCGTCCAATCCAGGGTTCCCCCACCCTGGCTGGATTTTTCGGCACTATGGCTTCCTCGGTGTCTGCTGGCCCCACGAGCAGACCCACGTCCTAAAGCCGGGCGAATCCTTTGAATTGAAGTACCGCCTGCTGGTGCAGCACAACCTCGACGGTGAAAATGCGCTAAGCGACTTGTTCAAACAGTATTTGGACGAATCCACAAAGCATTGA
- a CDS encoding FMN-binding protein — protein sequence MADAPVASVQDEKASAVAPVNTGRMVRALTLISALSGLLIVGAFQVTAPYIEANRTARIDRAIFKVVPGGATKREFAFGEAGVNPDPAHAAFGARFYAVYDEGGALKGLALEASGQGYQDVVRILYGYDPDRQIVTGMTVIESKETPGLGDKIGKDPAFLENFLALDATVDPANNTLVNAITAVKHGTKSQPWEVDGISGATIGSKAVAVMMDRSLRDALPRVRPELDVIRKAAR from the coding sequence ATGGCTGACGCTCCCGTAGCATCGGTACAGGATGAAAAAGCATCGGCGGTCGCCCCCGTGAACACCGGCCGAATGGTGAGGGCGCTTACGCTGATTTCGGCCCTTTCCGGCCTCCTCATTGTGGGGGCTTTCCAGGTGACCGCGCCCTACATTGAGGCCAACCGCACGGCGCGGATTGACCGGGCCATCTTCAAGGTGGTGCCCGGCGGCGCGACGAAACGCGAGTTCGCCTTTGGCGAGGCCGGAGTCAATCCCGATCCCGCACATGCGGCCTTCGGTGCTCGATTCTATGCGGTTTACGACGAAGGTGGGGCGTTGAAAGGGCTGGCCCTTGAGGCGTCGGGACAAGGTTACCAGGACGTGGTGCGGATACTCTACGGTTATGATCCCGATCGTCAGATCGTCACGGGCATGACGGTAATCGAGTCAAAAGAGACCCCGGGGCTGGGCGACAAGATTGGGAAGGACCCGGCTTTCCTGGAGAACTTTCTGGCACTGGACGCCACGGTGGACCCGGCGAATAACACACTCGTGAACGCAATAACGGCGGTGAAACACGGTACGAAGTCGCAACCCTGGGAGGTGGACGGAATTTCCGGGGCCACCATCGGCTCCAAGGCCGTAGCGGTCATGATGGACCGGAGCCTGCGCGACGCCCTTCCCCGTGTACGGCCCGAGCTGGACGTGATTCGAAAGGCTGCGCGATGA
- a CDS encoding mandelate racemase, translating into MALSENVLAVGGRVLRIERIETFPVIYPTVMRFKFFEGPTGTGRPSVLVKITADDGTVGWGESVPVPRWSYETLESAVSTIERYLTPVLLGRDPFDLKGAHDAMNREVANSFSTGAPITKSGIDMALHDLIGKASGLNIAQLWGREAGKELVLSWTLNPKTLDELEPLIEKGRERGFENFNVKVAPDIKFDIEMCRTLKRLVPEGFLWADANGGYDLATALDAAPRLADAGVAVLEQPLPSNRLTGYQELIRQGALPIILDEGVVSPTDLIEFVKLGCCNGAALKPARCGGLVSASQQVEILENEGLLFLGSGLTDPDVSLAASLILYGAYGLKYPAALNGPQFLGASVIKEPFVPQGGKVPIPQGPGLGIEVDEEKLRALMDQSKVQ; encoded by the coding sequence ATGGCACTGAGCGAAAACGTATTGGCGGTGGGGGGGCGGGTCCTGCGCATTGAGCGTATTGAAACCTTCCCGGTCATCTATCCCACCGTAATGCGCTTCAAGTTCTTCGAAGGCCCAACGGGCACGGGGCGTCCCTCGGTACTGGTCAAAATTACGGCGGACGACGGCACGGTGGGCTGGGGGGAGAGCGTGCCCGTGCCCCGCTGGAGCTACGAGACGCTGGAAAGCGCGGTCAGTACTATCGAGCGCTACCTTACCCCGGTACTCCTCGGGCGCGATCCCTTCGATCTCAAGGGCGCCCACGATGCCATGAACCGGGAAGTGGCGAATTCCTTTTCCACGGGCGCGCCCATCACCAAGAGCGGTATCGATATGGCGCTTCATGACCTGATCGGAAAGGCGTCCGGGTTGAACATCGCCCAACTCTGGGGTCGCGAGGCGGGGAAGGAGCTCGTGCTGAGCTGGACCCTGAATCCCAAGACGCTGGACGAGCTGGAGCCTCTGATTGAGAAGGGCCGGGAGCGGGGCTTCGAGAACTTCAACGTCAAGGTGGCGCCTGACATCAAGTTTGACATCGAAATGTGCCGCACGCTGAAGCGTCTGGTGCCCGAGGGCTTTCTCTGGGCCGATGCCAATGGTGGATATGATCTGGCGACCGCGTTGGACGCCGCGCCGCGCCTGGCTGATGCCGGTGTCGCCGTTCTGGAGCAGCCGCTGCCCTCCAACCGCTTGACCGGATACCAGGAACTGATACGGCAAGGCGCGCTGCCGATTATTCTGGATGAGGGCGTCGTCTCGCCAACGGATCTGATTGAATTCGTCAAGCTGGGCTGCTGCAATGGCGCGGCCCTGAAGCCTGCCCGCTGCGGAGGTCTCGTTTCGGCCTCTCAACAGGTGGAAATCCTTGAAAACGAGGGACTGCTCTTCCTCGGCAGCGGCCTGACCGATCCCGACGTTTCGCTAGCCGCGTCGCTGATTCTGTATGGGGCCTATGGTCTCAAGTATCCGGCGGCACTGAATGGTCCGCAGTTTCTCGGGGCAAGCGTGATCAAAGAGCCTTTTGTTCCCCAGGGGGGCAAGGTGCCCATTCCGCAGGGGCCGGGACTGGGTATCGAGGTCGATGAAGAAAAACTGCGGGCTCTGATGGACCAGTCCAAGGTTCAATAG
- a CDS encoding electron transport complex subunit E, translating to MNTQSSNSVDTFIKGLWRENPVFVIQLGLCPTLAVTNSVVNALAMGLATLVVLVMSSLLVSLLRHVIPTQVRMATYVIIIATFVTVVDYVIQAISLDIYLALGPFIQLIVVNCIILGRAEAFASKNGVGLALLDALGMGAGFTFALLCLGSVRELLGNGSLMGHDLFGPQFEPMAIMALPPGGFFVLGAWLLLFAWFKARGARRATSEATRHVG from the coding sequence ATGAACACGCAATCGAGCAACTCAGTTGACACCTTCATTAAGGGGCTGTGGCGTGAGAATCCGGTTTTCGTCATTCAACTCGGTCTGTGTCCCACGCTGGCGGTGACAAATTCCGTGGTAAACGCCCTCGCGATGGGCCTGGCAACCCTTGTCGTGCTGGTCATGTCCAGCCTGCTTGTGTCGCTGTTGCGGCACGTGATACCAACACAAGTCCGAATGGCCACCTATGTCATAATCATCGCGACGTTCGTGACCGTGGTGGACTATGTCATTCAGGCCATCAGCCTCGACATCTATCTCGCCCTTGGTCCCTTTATCCAGTTGATTGTGGTGAATTGCATCATACTTGGCCGGGCGGAGGCTTTCGCATCGAAGAACGGCGTCGGTCTCGCGCTCCTGGACGCATTGGGAATGGGCGCGGGTTTCACTTTCGCACTTCTGTGCCTTGGTTCGGTGCGGGAACTCCTGGGGAACGGCTCCCTCATGGGCCATGACCTGTTCGGCCCCCAATTCGAGCCCATGGCCATCATGGCCCTGCCCCCAGGCGGCTTTTTTGTGTTGGGGGCCTGGCTCCTGCTCTTCGCGTGGTTCAAGGCGCGCGGCGCGCGGCGGGCGACCTCGGAGGCAACCCGTCATGTCGGATGA